In Syntrophorhabdaceae bacterium, a single genomic region encodes these proteins:
- a CDS encoding YhjD/YihY/BrkB family envelope integrity protein, producing MALKKIIGFLKTGIWEMGLDGLSSLKVRSVRCLRTFLIAVSGFIKHRSTAQASILTYYTVLNIVPLIAVVFAIAKGFGLDKVVEKYILQMAENANWQSAVTEQLLMFARSFLKQAKGGVIAGIGVVLLFWTVISILGKIED from the coding sequence GTGGCATTAAAGAAGATCATAGGTTTCCTTAAGACAGGCATCTGGGAAATGGGCCTGGATGGGCTTTCCTCCCTGAAGGTCCGCTCTGTTCGTTGCCTTCGAACCTTTCTCATCGCGGTTTCAGGATTCATCAAACACCGGTCCACAGCACAGGCATCGATCCTGACCTACTATACCGTTCTTAATATCGTGCCTCTCATAGCTGTTGTCTTTGCCATAGCCAAGGGCTTTGGCCTTGACAAGGTTGTCGAGAAATATATCCTTCAGATGGCCGAAAATGCTAACTGGCAGTCGGCGGTGACCGAGCAGTTACTCATGTTCGCCCGTTCTTTCCTGAAACAGGCAAAGGGAGGGGTTATCGCGGGCATTGGTGTTGTCCTTCTCTTCTGGACCGTTATATCGATCCTCGGAAAGATAGAGGATT
- a CDS encoding DUF748 domain-containing protein — protein MKKAVLWVIGFFIVFSAAGFFVVPPIARSVLLKQVSAALHRDVSIKAVRVNPYTLSVTIQGFIVKERAGTETFLSFDELYVNAEIMSLFRRALIIRELRLSKPYVRVVRNKDESYNFTDMFRGSTANAGGSGKSKLVTFSVNNITVLNGSVDFIDSPKDVKHTVRDMRITVPFISNRATHTNIFVKPEFSATINGDPYSIKGQTKPFAESLETYLDLEARDVDIPEYLSYIPATLNFKLPSGSVDVKVRITFRQSKDKMTALSVTGDVAVRKLVVNDVSDKPVFRAKSLDVGITLLEPYLKTIKLSNVTVQSPEIIAIRDKNGSFNISELFPKTMEEPEKQPQGAAIRKKEDTQDVFFSMDRLKIEDGRVTFKDLVPSRPVDVSVQKMDLTLDTISTEKDNKGIVDLSLIVGRKGSFTAKGTIGVNPLSGELAVNAKSIRIAPFQRYFNDRIRIYITGGGISSAGKVTLAFDESGTPKVRFAGNLLVSDFSSVDQETTGDFLKWKALSFGSVNAGYNPTALSVNDVSISDFYTRIIIYKDSTANLQRIFSQEAAAQDQPAAVGIALQAEGKKEQKETRPSGKPAPTNVFPDVIIGNITLQGGAVDFTDMHVQPTFSANLTELGGKVSRFILGKDQDSKVEVRGKINQFIPLQIAGRVNPAKDNLLIDLTGIVRDFEMTDMTPYSGKYIGYAIEKGKLSLDLKYSIKGKRLDSQNVIFLDQLTLGDEVESPDAVKAPVKLAIALLKDRSGQIKLDIPVSGSIDDPQFRIGPIIWKVIKNLIVKAATAPFALIGALFGGGGEQLSYIEFDYGSAEITDAAAKKIEIVTKALYDRPALTLDIEGYVSPEEDKEGLRRYLFMRKVKAQKLRDRAKRGREAPPVDEIKIEPEEYERYLGMAYKAEKFAKPRNIIGLAKDLPVSEMEKLMITNIDVTDADLRQLASQRAQEARNMILKTGKVEPARIFVLDSKSLGPEKKENVRDSRVDFKLR, from the coding sequence TTGAAAAAGGCCGTGCTGTGGGTCATCGGCTTCTTTATTGTCTTTTCTGCTGCCGGATTCTTCGTTGTTCCCCCCATTGCCAGGTCGGTGCTTCTGAAGCAGGTCTCTGCCGCCCTGCACCGTGATGTCTCCATCAAGGCAGTCCGGGTAAATCCTTATACGCTTTCAGTGACTATCCAGGGCTTTATTGTGAAGGAACGGGCGGGCACGGAGACGTTCCTGTCCTTTGATGAACTCTATGTGAACGCGGAGATCATGTCGCTTTTCAGGCGGGCGCTGATAATCCGCGAGCTGAGGCTGTCAAAACCGTACGTGAGGGTGGTACGGAACAAGGATGAATCGTATAACTTCACCGATATGTTCCGGGGATCGACCGCAAACGCCGGCGGCAGCGGCAAATCAAAGCTTGTCACCTTTTCCGTCAACAACATTACGGTCCTCAACGGGAGCGTCGACTTCATCGATAGTCCAAAAGATGTTAAGCATACCGTGCGCGACATGCGCATTACAGTTCCCTTTATATCGAACAGGGCGACGCACACGAACATCTTTGTGAAGCCGGAATTTTCTGCAACCATCAACGGGGATCCATACTCAATAAAGGGACAGACAAAACCTTTCGCCGAATCACTCGAAACGTACCTCGACCTCGAGGCCCGTGATGTCGATATACCCGAATACTTAAGCTATATACCGGCTACGCTGAACTTCAAGCTCCCGTCGGGAAGCGTTGATGTCAAGGTGCGCATTACCTTCAGGCAATCCAAAGATAAAATGACCGCCCTTTCCGTTACCGGTGATGTTGCCGTCAGGAAGCTTGTTGTGAACGACGTCTCAGATAAACCTGTCTTTCGCGCCAAATCGCTGGACGTGGGGATAACGTTGCTGGAGCCTTATCTCAAGACCATCAAGCTTTCGAACGTGACAGTCCAATCGCCCGAGATTATTGCCATACGTGACAAGAACGGCTCATTTAATATAAGTGAGCTTTTCCCGAAGACCATGGAGGAACCCGAGAAACAACCACAGGGTGCAGCGATCCGGAAAAAAGAGGATACGCAGGACGTCTTCTTCTCCATGGACCGGTTGAAGATCGAAGACGGACGGGTTACCTTCAAAGACCTTGTGCCCTCCAGGCCCGTAGACGTGTCCGTCCAAAAGATGGACCTGACCCTCGATACGATCTCCACGGAGAAAGACAATAAAGGTATCGTCGACCTCTCCCTTATCGTCGGGAGGAAAGGTTCCTTCACCGCGAAAGGGACGATAGGCGTAAACCCTCTTTCCGGCGAGCTTGCCGTCAACGCAAAATCGATCCGGATCGCGCCGTTTCAGCGCTATTTCAATGACAGGATCAGGATCTATATAACAGGTGGGGGCATCTCCTCCGCCGGTAAAGTTACGCTGGCATTCGATGAATCAGGAACCCCGAAGGTAAGGTTTGCCGGCAACCTCCTCGTTTCAGATTTTTCGTCCGTTGATCAGGAAACCACCGGCGATTTTCTCAAGTGGAAGGCGCTCTCCTTTGGCTCCGTCAATGCCGGATACAACCCGACTGCCCTGTCTGTCAACGATGTGTCGATCTCTGATTTTTATACCCGGATCATCATCTACAAGGACAGTACGGCCAACCTCCAGAGGATATTTTCCCAGGAAGCCGCAGCACAAGACCAGCCGGCAGCGGTCGGGATCGCTTTACAGGCAGAAGGAAAGAAGGAACAAAAAGAGACCCGTCCATCTGGTAAACCGGCTCCGACAAATGTTTTTCCCGATGTAATAATTGGTAACATTACACTGCAGGGGGGTGCGGTTGATTTCACCGATATGCATGTTCAACCGACCTTCTCGGCGAACCTCACTGAGCTCGGGGGGAAGGTATCGCGCTTTATCCTCGGGAAAGATCAGGATTCAAAGGTAGAGGTGAGAGGAAAGATAAATCAGTTCATCCCTCTTCAAATCGCAGGCAGGGTCAACCCCGCGAAGGACAATCTCCTCATCGATCTTACCGGTATCGTCCGTGATTTTGAAATGACCGATATGACCCCTTATTCGGGAAAATACATAGGTTACGCAATAGAAAAAGGAAAACTCTCCCTCGATCTGAAATACTCCATCAAGGGAAAGAGACTCGACTCCCAGAATGTTATCTTCTTAGACCAGCTCACGCTTGGCGACGAAGTGGAAAGCCCCGATGCGGTCAAGGCGCCGGTGAAACTTGCCATTGCCCTCCTGAAAGACAGGTCAGGCCAGATAAAGCTCGACATCCCGGTATCGGGGAGCATTGATGACCCTCAATTCAGGATAGGGCCGATCATCTGGAAGGTCATCAAAAATCTTATCGTCAAAGCCGCAACGGCCCCCTTCGCGCTTATAGGCGCGCTCTTTGGCGGCGGCGGGGAACAGTTAAGCTATATCGAGTTCGATTATGGGAGCGCGGAGATCACCGACGCAGCGGCGAAGAAGATCGAAATCGTAACGAAGGCCCTCTACGACAGACCCGCGCTCACACTCGACATCGAGGGCTACGTGTCTCCCGAAGAGGATAAGGAGGGTCTGAGGCGATATCTCTTCATGAGAAAGGTAAAGGCCCAGAAACTGCGTGACAGGGCGAAGAGAGGACGGGAGGCGCCGCCCGTTGACGAGATAAAGATAGAACCGGAGGAATATGAGAGATACCTCGGGATGGCATATAAGGCGGAAAAGTTCGCAAAGCCCAGAAACATCATTGGCCTTGCCAAAGACCTGCCTGTTTCCGAGATGGAAAAACTGATGATCACCAATATCGATGTGACCGATGCGGACCTGCGGCAACTCGCCTCACAACGGGCCCAGGAGGCAAGGAATATGATCCTGAAGACCGGCAAGGTTGAACCTGCGCGTATATTTGTGCTTGATTCAAAATCCCTTGGACCGGAGAAAAAAGAGAATGTCAGAGACAGCCGCGTCGATTTTAAATTGAGATAG